The following coding sequences are from one Novosphingobium sp. Gsoil 351 window:
- a CDS encoding FAD-binding oxidoreductase — protein sequence MTEHYDIAIVGAGIAGASLAAELADHARVVVLEAEDYPGYHTTGRSAAFWDECYGGPDIVPLTVASGPYLAEHGFLSPRGGLYMGRDEDAATLDAFIERFAPTGIDIRRLGRAELAALIPGLKPAWTGAIHEPASADIDVAAMHQHYLTLAKRAGVVLETSARLSAAEREGGRWRLATQRGLELTAGVLANAAGAWADHVARLAGAAPLGIAPMLRTVAQLRTAPAPPATLPLTLDINGSFYFKPESGRLWLSPHDETPSEACDAAPEELAVAEAIDRFEGVVDWRIEAVERRWAGLRSFAPDRLPVYGFDARREGLFWFAGQGGFGIQTAPAAARLAAQLILGEPRDAMTGELDRSLYSPGRFAA from the coding sequence ATGACCGAACACTACGACATCGCCATCGTCGGCGCGGGCATTGCGGGGGCCTCGCTCGCCGCCGAGCTCGCGGACCACGCGCGGGTCGTGGTGCTCGAGGCCGAGGACTACCCCGGCTATCACACCACCGGGCGCTCGGCAGCATTCTGGGACGAATGCTATGGTGGGCCGGACATCGTCCCGCTGACCGTGGCCTCGGGGCCGTATCTTGCCGAGCACGGCTTTCTCAGCCCGCGCGGGGGACTCTACATGGGGCGCGACGAGGACGCGGCCACCCTCGATGCGTTCATCGAGCGGTTTGCGCCCACCGGAATCGACATTCGCCGCCTCGGCCGGGCCGAGCTGGCCGCGCTGATCCCTGGGCTCAAACCCGCGTGGACTGGAGCGATCCACGAACCCGCCAGCGCCGACATCGACGTCGCCGCGATGCACCAGCACTATCTGACGCTGGCGAAGCGCGCGGGCGTAGTGCTCGAAACCAGCGCACGGCTGAGCGCCGCCGAGCGCGAGGGCGGGCGGTGGCGGCTGGCGACCCAACGCGGACTGGAGCTGACCGCCGGGGTTCTTGCCAACGCCGCGGGCGCCTGGGCCGATCACGTCGCCAGACTCGCCGGAGCCGCGCCGCTGGGGATCGCCCCGATGCTGCGCACCGTCGCCCAGTTGCGCACGGCGCCCGCCCCACCTGCAACCCTGCCGCTGACCCTAGACATCAACGGTAGCTTCTACTTCAAACCCGAAAGCGGGCGGCTGTGGCTTTCACCCCATGACGAAACCCCGTCCGAAGCCTGCGACGCGGCGCCTGAGGAACTGGCCGTGGCCGAGGCGATCGACCGTTTCGAAGGAGTGGTCGACTGGCGGATCGAGGCGGTCGAGCGGCGCTGGGCGGGTCTGCGCAGCTTCGCCCCCGACCGTCTGCCCGTCTATGGCTTCGATGCGCGGCGCGAGGGTTTGTTCTGGTTCGCCGGACAAGGCGGCTTCGGTATCCAGACCGCGCCGGCCGCGGCGCGCTTGGCCGCGCAACTCATCCTTGGCGAGCCGCGCGATGCGATGACCGGGGAGCTCGACCGAAGTCTCTATTCGCCCGGGCGTTTCGCCGCTTGA
- a CDS encoding alpha/beta fold hydrolase, whose translation MDFDRRAIPAAARESMWAAPDGHPVRRLDWSSAAGPPRGSLLFLPGRGDYYEKHLEALHHWVGRGWRVTALDWRGQGGSGRLGIDEATGHVEDFALWLGDLAAFWGAWRTDSVRPRIVVAHSMGGQLALRAVAEDLIDPDALVLAAPMLGLAGRVPGAAMHQVARIMAAWGDARRPAWKWKEEPGDKLAWRQRMLTHDDARYGDELWWRQHRPELAMGPGSWRWVERAYASMRGLERPGVLERIAIPVILVASTGDKLVSFPAIERAARRIVRAELVRFGPEAAHEIFREADPVRTKALRRIDDFLDRVVPAEMGVA comes from the coding sequence ATGGATTTCGACCGCCGGGCGATTCCCGCCGCGGCGCGCGAAAGCATGTGGGCGGCGCCCGACGGCCATCCGGTTCGGCGGCTCGACTGGTCATCTGCGGCCGGCCCACCGCGCGGCTCTCTGCTGTTTCTTCCTGGGCGTGGCGACTATTACGAGAAGCATCTCGAAGCCCTGCATCACTGGGTCGGCCGCGGCTGGCGGGTAACCGCACTCGACTGGCGCGGCCAGGGCGGATCGGGGCGGCTGGGGATCGACGAGGCTACCGGGCATGTCGAGGATTTCGCGCTCTGGCTCGGCGACCTCGCCGCTTTCTGGGGCGCGTGGCGAACGGACAGCGTTCGACCGCGGATCGTCGTCGCACATTCGATGGGCGGGCAGCTGGCGTTGCGCGCCGTAGCCGAGGATCTGATCGATCCCGATGCGCTGGTGCTGGCCGCGCCGATGCTCGGCCTGGCCGGACGTGTTCCGGGCGCGGCGATGCATCAGGTCGCGCGGATCATGGCGGCTTGGGGCGATGCCCGGCGTCCTGCATGGAAATGGAAGGAAGAACCCGGCGACAAGCTCGCCTGGCGCCAGCGCATGCTCACGCATGACGACGCGCGCTATGGCGATGAACTGTGGTGGCGTCAGCATCGCCCGGAACTCGCGATGGGTCCGGGGAGCTGGCGCTGGGTCGAGCGCGCCTATGCCTCGATGCGCGGGCTCGAGAGGCCCGGCGTGCTCGAACGGATCGCGATCCCAGTGATCTTGGTCGCCAGCACCGGCGACAAGCTGGTCTCGTTTCCCGCGATCGAGCGCGCCGCGCGGCGCATCGTCCGCGCCGAGCTGGTTCGCTTCGGCCCCGAGGCCGCGCACGAGATTTTCCGCGAAGCCGACCCGGTCCGCACCAAGGCGCTGCGCCGGATCGACGATTTTCTCGATCGGGTTGTCCCAGCCGAGATGGGCGTAGCATGA
- a CDS encoding prepilin peptidase, with the protein MTGGILAYGLLAALAIALLVAAASDLRTRLIHNRLTFGIAMAAPAFWWASGLSLWPGVGAQLALGLAAFGMLAGLFALGAMGGGDVKLLTALALWLPWQPFLQLVIAMALLGGALTLVCMAWHRIARRGGKLEVPYGVAISAAGLWVIASTYGPMAASAINTGF; encoded by the coding sequence ATGACGGGGGGAATTCTGGCTTACGGGCTGCTCGCAGCCTTGGCAATCGCGCTGCTCGTAGCGGCGGCCAGCGATCTGCGCACCCGCCTCATCCACAATCGGCTGACCTTCGGGATCGCCATGGCTGCCCCCGCCTTCTGGTGGGCGAGCGGGCTGTCGCTGTGGCCGGGAGTAGGCGCGCAGTTGGCCTTGGGTCTCGCCGCCTTCGGCATGCTGGCGGGGTTGTTCGCGCTGGGCGCGATGGGCGGTGGCGACGTCAAGCTGCTGACGGCACTGGCGCTATGGCTGCCGTGGCAGCCGTTCCTGCAGCTCGTGATCGCGATGGCGCTGCTCGGCGGCGCGCTGACGCTGGTCTGTATGGCCTGGCATCGGATCGCGCGGCGGGGCGGCAAGCTGGAGGTTCCCTATGGAGTCGCAATCTCCGCTGCTGGGCTGTGGGTCATCGCCAGCACGTACGGGCCGATGGCCGCATCGGCGATTAACACCGGATTTTAA
- the cpaB gene encoding Flp pilus assembly protein CpaB, with amino-acid sequence MDRKKMMLLVGALIVAIGTALLARSIFAGAAAPTADAAAAAAAAKGPKVLVAQRALPVGTIITADALAYQAWPKDMVQDAYFINGEADVSKLLGTVVRFAVTAGEPLTQGSLVAPGDRGFLAAALGPGMRAVTVPVSAKTGVAGFVFPGDHIDLVLTQTVQAQDGEPLRASETILRNLRVLATDQSTESSTVDGKTVVKEFKTVTLEATPKIAEKIAVAQTIGTLSLSLRAIADNQGELERAIAAGDVSIPEGATKEQEEKLLKAAMSRPMDSGSTFVTGGDVSRFQRRSMPASRMELARQAAATVAAVSGPPSGATNVVFNPGPTVRISRGKTIEVVPVGGK; translated from the coding sequence ATGGACAGAAAGAAGATGATGCTGCTGGTGGGGGCGCTGATCGTCGCGATCGGCACCGCGCTATTGGCGAGGAGCATTTTCGCGGGCGCCGCCGCGCCCACGGCGGATGCCGCGGCTGCGGCTGCGGCGGCTAAGGGACCCAAGGTTCTGGTGGCGCAACGCGCGCTGCCTGTCGGCACGATCATCACCGCCGATGCCCTGGCTTATCAAGCCTGGCCCAAGGACATGGTCCAGGACGCCTATTTCATCAATGGTGAGGCGGACGTCTCGAAGCTGCTGGGCACCGTGGTTCGCTTTGCGGTGACCGCAGGTGAGCCGCTGACGCAAGGCTCGCTGGTCGCTCCCGGCGATCGCGGCTTCCTGGCCGCGGCGCTTGGCCCGGGGATGCGTGCGGTGACCGTGCCGGTTTCGGCCAAGACCGGCGTCGCCGGCTTCGTCTTCCCGGGTGATCACATCGACCTGGTGTTGACCCAGACCGTCCAGGCCCAGGACGGCGAGCCGCTGCGCGCCTCGGAAACCATCCTGCGCAACTTGCGCGTCCTCGCCACCGACCAATCGACCGAAAGCTCGACCGTCGATGGCAAGACCGTGGTCAAGGAATTCAAGACCGTCACCCTTGAGGCTACGCCCAAGATCGCCGAAAAGATCGCAGTCGCCCAGACCATCGGCACGCTCAGCCTGTCGCTGCGGGCGATCGCCGACAACCAGGGCGAGCTCGAGCGGGCGATCGCCGCGGGCGATGTCTCGATCCCCGAGGGCGCGACCAAGGAACAGGAAGAAAAGCTGCTCAAGGCGGCGATGAGCCGGCCGATGGACAGCGGCAGCACGTTCGTCACCGGCGGCGACGTGTCGCGCTTCCAGCGCCGCTCGATGCCCGCCTCGCGCATGGAACTCGCCCGCCAGGCCGCCGCCACCGTGGCTGCGGTCAGCGGCCCGCCGTCGGGCGCGACCAACGTGGTGTTCAATCCGGGTCCGACCGTGCGCATCAGCCGCGGCAAGACCATCGAAGTCGTGCCCGTGGGGGGCAAATAA
- a CDS encoding type II and III secretion system protein family protein — MNRRLIATLLSAACAVAPLAVLPAGSAHAQNVSRPANDIVLSIGRGQLVTLPSKMADVFVANDQVADVQVRNANQLYVFGKAGGETTVYASNAAGQTIWSANVRVGSNLDSVDQMLGLAMPDAHVNVATMNGTVLLTGTVAAPEDAAEAERLVKAFVGPTTNVISRLRTATPLQVNLQVRIAEVSRSFIRDVGVNLTTIDGSGGFQFGLGQGGRNFAPSVYAGPGQALGVGNQLKIAIPDPNDPTKTIQVNGSSVSPVSVGSTFAGAGRLLGLNLLGALDLGETVGLVTTLSNPNLTALSGETADFLAGGEFPIPISQGLGSTSIEYRKYGVSLAYTPTVLANGRISLRVRPEVSELSTQGAVTLNGFQVPALTIRRAETTVELGSGQSFMIAGLMSNNAQNLLKKTPGAGDIPVLGALFRSTNFRKGETELVIVVTPYLVNPVDANAIKLPTDGFQTPTELQRLLGNMENDGKSGATRPMPRAADEGTAPAGPRVGELVAPSAPAVAAESKGKPSKKDRQADAANPGFNTLLKR, encoded by the coding sequence ATGAATCGCCGTTTGATCGCCACCCTGCTGAGTGCCGCCTGCGCGGTCGCTCCGCTGGCCGTGCTGCCCGCTGGCAGCGCCCACGCCCAGAACGTGTCGCGCCCCGCCAACGACATCGTCCTCTCGATCGGACGCGGCCAGTTGGTCACCCTGCCGAGCAAGATGGCCGACGTATTCGTCGCCAACGATCAGGTTGCCGACGTCCAGGTGCGCAACGCCAACCAGCTCTACGTGTTTGGCAAGGCGGGCGGCGAGACCACGGTCTACGCCAGCAATGCCGCGGGTCAGACGATCTGGTCGGCCAACGTCAGGGTCGGCTCGAACCTCGATTCGGTCGATCAGATGCTCGGCCTCGCGATGCCCGACGCGCACGTCAACGTCGCCACGATGAACGGCACGGTGCTGCTTACCGGCACGGTCGCCGCGCCCGAGGACGCGGCCGAAGCCGAGCGCCTGGTCAAGGCGTTCGTCGGCCCCACCACCAATGTCATCAGCCGCCTGCGCACGGCGACCCCGCTGCAGGTCAACCTGCAGGTGCGGATCGCCGAAGTCAGCCGCTCGTTCATCCGCGACGTGGGGGTCAACCTTACCACGATCGACGGGAGCGGCGGGTTCCAGTTCGGCCTGGGCCAGGGCGGCCGCAATTTTGCTCCCAGCGTTTACGCCGGACCCGGCCAGGCGCTGGGCGTGGGCAACCAGCTCAAGATCGCCATCCCCGATCCCAACGATCCGACCAAGACGATCCAGGTGAACGGGTCTTCGGTCAGCCCCGTCAGCGTCGGTTCGACGTTTGCAGGGGCGGGCCGCCTGCTCGGCCTCAACCTGCTAGGCGCGCTCGATCTGGGGGAGACGGTCGGGCTGGTGACGACGCTGTCCAACCCCAACCTGACCGCGCTTTCGGGCGAAACCGCCGACTTCCTCGCGGGCGGCGAGTTTCCCATTCCGATCAGCCAGGGCCTCGGCTCGACCTCGATCGAATACCGCAAGTATGGCGTCAGCCTGGCCTACACCCCGACGGTGCTGGCCAACGGCCGGATTTCGCTGCGGGTGCGGCCCGAAGTGTCGGAACTTTCCACCCAGGGAGCGGTCACGCTCAATGGCTTCCAGGTTCCCGCGCTGACCATTCGCCGCGCGGAAACGACGGTCGAACTCGGTTCGGGGCAAAGCTTCATGATCGCCGGGCTGATGAGCAACAATGCGCAGAACCTGCTCAAGAAGACTCCGGGCGCGGGCGACATTCCGGTGCTCGGCGCGCTGTTTCGCTCGACCAACTTCCGCAAGGGCGAGACCGAGCTGGTGATCGTGGTGACCCCGTATCTGGTCAACCCGGTCGACGCCAACGCCATCAAGCTGCCGACTGACGGGTTCCAGACCCCGACCGAGCTCCAGCGCCTGCTGGGCAACATGGAGAACGACGGCAAGTCCGGCGCGACCCGCCCGATGCCGCGTGCCGCGGACGAGGGTACGGCGCCTGCGGGTCCCCGGGTCGGTGAGCTGGTCGCGCCCTCGGCCCCGGCGGTCGCCGCCGAGAGCAAGGGCAAGCCGTCGAAAAAGGACCGCCAGGCCGATGCCGCCAATCCCGGCTTCAACACCCTGCTGAAAAGGTGA
- a CDS encoding CpaD family pilus assembly protein produces MTQTLFRAIAPALTPLLLGALGVGLSGCATNRQLESLNQPVVSRTNYTLDVASYGGVVPLPEQRRLAGWFEALDLRYGDRISIDDPGASGASREAIAAIAARYGLLVGDDAPVTTGQIAPGTVRVIVSRSSATVPNCPNWSAKSDVNLNNATYSNYGCAVNSNLASMVADPEHLLHGAKGTGETVVMSSSKAIDSYREAKPTGEQGLKQASTESGGK; encoded by the coding sequence ATGACCCAGACCCTATTCCGCGCGATCGCGCCCGCTCTCACCCCGCTGCTCTTGGGCGCGCTCGGCGTCGGCCTGTCCGGCTGTGCGACCAACCGCCAGCTCGAAAGTCTCAACCAACCGGTGGTGAGCCGGACCAACTACACCCTCGATGTCGCCTCGTATGGCGGGGTAGTGCCGCTTCCCGAGCAGCGCCGCTTGGCGGGCTGGTTCGAGGCGCTCGACTTGCGCTACGGAGATCGCATCTCGATCGACGACCCGGGTGCCAGCGGCGCGAGCCGCGAAGCGATCGCCGCGATCGCCGCGCGCTATGGCTTGCTGGTCGGCGATGACGCACCGGTTACCACCGGGCAAATCGCGCCGGGAACCGTCCGCGTGATCGTGAGCCGTTCGTCGGCGACGGTGCCCAACTGCCCGAACTGGTCGGCCAAGAGCGACGTCAACCTGAACAACGCAACATATTCCAACTACGGCTGCGCGGTGAACTCCAACCTCGCCTCGATGGTCGCCGATCCCGAGCATCTGCTCCACGGCGCCAAAGGTACTGGTGAGACCGTGGTGATGAGTTCGAGCAAAGCGATCGACAGTTATCGTGAGGCCAAGCCCACCGGCGAACAGGGTCTCAAGCAGGCTTCAACCGAAAGCGGAGGCAAGTAA
- a CDS encoding pilus assembly protein CpaE, giving the protein MNAPWKPAAVGGRDAFAAFICDEAALDVLRPVAVEMGWQPEKCHKGGLRNAVQSLSITASPNILLVDLSESGDPLNDINALAEVCEPGTVVIAVGQVNDVRLYRDLLSSGIHDYLLKPLSAGQVRDSLVAAQTIFMAPKNQDAHAAKKHISTAVVGTRGGVGASTIATSLAWLFSVEHKLPTALLDLDIHFGTGALSLDLEPGRGLTDAIDNPSRIDGLFIERAMIRANDKLALLSAEAPMSSPLMTDGAAFVQLEEEFRQAFEMTVVDLPRNMLINFPHLLADVNVVVVATEMTLASARDAIRILSWLKTNASHARPIVVANKVQQGMSEISRADFEASIERKIDLTVPYDIKAAANSAKLGQTFAEANRSTKAGAVMREIATVVMGAGEEAADEAEGKVVQGKKSLLGKFDLKAMLPPKKK; this is encoded by the coding sequence ATGAACGCGCCTTGGAAACCAGCGGCCGTTGGCGGCCGTGACGCGTTCGCCGCGTTCATCTGCGACGAAGCCGCGCTCGACGTCCTGCGCCCGGTGGCGGTCGAGATGGGCTGGCAGCCGGAAAAGTGCCACAAGGGCGGACTGCGCAATGCGGTCCAGTCGTTGTCGATCACCGCCAGCCCCAACATCCTGTTGGTCGATCTGTCCGAAAGCGGCGATCCGCTAAACGATATCAACGCGCTGGCTGAAGTCTGCGAGCCCGGCACGGTGGTGATCGCGGTCGGCCAGGTCAACGACGTCCGGCTCTATCGCGACCTGCTCTCCAGCGGAATTCACGACTACCTGCTCAAGCCGCTCTCGGCCGGCCAGGTGCGCGACTCGCTGGTCGCCGCCCAGACGATCTTCATGGCGCCCAAGAACCAGGATGCGCACGCGGCCAAGAAGCACATTTCGACCGCGGTTGTCGGAACCCGCGGCGGAGTTGGCGCGAGCACTATCGCGACGTCGCTCGCGTGGCTGTTCAGCGTCGAGCACAAGCTACCCACCGCACTGCTCGATCTCGACATCCACTTCGGCACCGGAGCGCTGTCGCTCGATCTCGAGCCGGGCCGCGGCCTGACCGACGCGATCGACAATCCGAGCCGGATCGACGGGCTGTTCATCGAACGCGCCATGATCCGCGCCAACGACAAGCTGGCGCTGCTCTCGGCCGAAGCCCCGATGAGCTCGCCGCTGATGACCGACGGCGCCGCGTTCGTGCAGCTCGAGGAGGAATTCCGTCAGGCTTTCGAGATGACGGTGGTCGATCTGCCCCGCAACATGCTGATCAACTTTCCGCACTTGCTGGCCGACGTGAACGTCGTGGTGGTAGCGACGGAAATGACTTTGGCATCGGCGCGCGACGCGATCCGGATTCTCTCTTGGCTCAAGACCAACGCCTCGCATGCCCGTCCGATCGTGGTCGCCAACAAGGTCCAGCAGGGCATGTCGGAAATCAGCCGGGCCGATTTCGAGGCCTCGATCGAGCGCAAGATCGATCTGACCGTGCCCTACGACATCAAGGCGGCGGCCAACTCGGCCAAGCTGGGTCAGACGTTCGCCGAAGCGAACCGTTCGACCAAGGCGGGGGCGGTGATGCGCGAAATCGCCACGGTAGTGATGGGCGCGGGCGAGGAAGCTGCGGACGAGGCCGAAGGAAAGGTCGTGCAGGGCAAGAAGTCGCTGCTCGGCAAGTTCGACCTCAAGGCTATGCTGCCACCGAAGAAGAAATAA
- a CDS encoding type II secretion system F family protein, translating into MSIFQLLLMAAGLMTMMVLGYSALSGPSASKESQRRLQAVRFRHAESANVKVEAQFRKAVAARKPKLHQVAGSGSRIEALTLRLHRTGKGWTLQQYLYSSLGLGLAIAVIVYLKSHAALLSLGAGVVIGGGLPHMVVNYFVKKRVNQFTTKFPDAIELLVRGLRSGLPVTETLGVVASEVPGPVGQEFKLITDRIKVGKTMEDALQDTANRLDMAEFSFFCITLAIQRETGGNLAETLSNLADVLRKRAQMKLKIRAMSSESKASAYIVGSLPFLVFTMIWFVNPKYIGGFFTEDRLIVAGLGGMVWMSIGAFIMAKMVSFEI; encoded by the coding sequence ATGAGCATTTTCCAGCTGCTGCTTATGGCCGCGGGGCTGATGACCATGATGGTCCTTGGCTATTCGGCCCTGTCGGGGCCATCGGCTTCCAAGGAAAGCCAGCGCCGCCTCCAGGCGGTGCGGTTCCGTCATGCCGAAAGCGCCAACGTCAAGGTCGAGGCACAGTTCCGCAAGGCCGTCGCCGCGCGCAAGCCGAAGCTTCACCAGGTCGCCGGCTCGGGCAGCCGGATCGAAGCGTTGACGCTGCGCTTGCACCGCACCGGCAAGGGCTGGACGCTGCAACAGTATCTCTACAGCTCGCTCGGGCTTGGTCTGGCCATCGCGGTCATCGTCTACCTCAAGTCGCACGCCGCTCTGCTTTCGCTTGGCGCGGGGGTGGTGATCGGCGGCGGACTGCCGCACATGGTGGTCAACTATTTCGTCAAGAAGCGCGTCAACCAGTTCACCACCAAATTTCCCGACGCGATCGAGCTGCTGGTCCGCGGTCTGCGCTCGGGCTTGCCGGTGACCGAGACGCTTGGCGTGGTGGCGAGTGAAGTGCCTGGGCCGGTGGGCCAGGAATTCAAGTTGATCACCGACCGGATCAAGGTCGGCAAGACGATGGAGGATGCCCTCCAGGACACCGCCAACCGTCTCGACATGGCCGAATTCAGCTTCTTCTGCATCACCCTGGCGATTCAGCGCGAGACCGGCGGCAATCTTGCCGAGACGTTGTCGAACCTGGCCGACGTGCTGCGCAAGCGGGCCCAGATGAAGCTAAAGATCCGGGCGATGAGTTCTGAATCGAAGGCTTCGGCCTACATCGTAGGGTCGCTGCCGTTCCTGGTCTTCACCATGATCTGGTTCGTCAATCCCAAGTACATAGGCGGCTTCTTTACCGAAGACCGGCTGATCGTGGCCGGGCTTGGCGGGATGGTGTGGATGTCGATCGGCGCCTTCATCATGGCCAAGATGGTCAGCTTCGAAATCTGA